From Rhodovastum atsumiense, a single genomic window includes:
- a CDS encoding CoA-acylating methylmalonate-semialdehyde dehydrogenase, which yields MREIGHFIGGRHVDGRSGRFADVYNPSTGAVQARVALASAAELRAAVENARAAQAGWAAQNPQQRARVLMRFLELARRDFQSLAELLASEHGKTIPDAKGDIQRGLEVVEFACGIPHLLKGEFTDSAGTGIDVYSMRQPLGVVAGITPFNFPAMIPLWKCAPALACGNAMILKPSERDPSVPVRLAELFLEAGLPPGVLNVVNGDKEAVDAILDDPDIRAVGFVGSTPIAQYIYSRAAATGKRAQCFGGAKNHAIVMPDADLDQTVDALIGAGYGSAGERCMAISVAVPVGRDTADRLVEKLIPRVQALRIGPSTDESADYGPLVTRAALERVCGYIDLGVREGATLAVDGRGFRLQGYEDGFYIGGSLFDHVTPAMRIYQEEIFGPVLSVVRAGQYEDALALASDHLYGNGVAIFTRDGDAARDFAARVNVGMVGINVPIPVPIAYHTFGGWKASGFGDLNQHGPDSVRFYTRTKTVTSRWPSGIKSGADFVIPTMR from the coding sequence ATGCGCGAAATCGGGCATTTCATCGGCGGCCGTCACGTGGACGGCCGCAGCGGCCGCTTCGCGGATGTCTACAATCCCTCGACCGGGGCGGTGCAGGCGCGGGTGGCGCTGGCCAGCGCCGCGGAACTGCGCGCGGCGGTGGAGAATGCGCGGGCCGCCCAGGCCGGATGGGCGGCGCAGAACCCGCAGCAGCGCGCCCGCGTGCTGATGAGGTTCCTCGAACTGGCGCGGCGCGATTTCCAGTCGCTGGCCGAGCTGCTCGCCAGCGAGCACGGCAAGACCATCCCCGACGCCAAAGGCGACATCCAGCGCGGTCTGGAAGTGGTCGAGTTCGCCTGCGGGATTCCGCACCTGCTGAAAGGGGAATTCACCGATTCCGCCGGCACCGGGATCGATGTCTATTCGATGCGCCAGCCGCTCGGCGTGGTGGCCGGCATCACGCCGTTCAACTTCCCCGCCATGATCCCGCTGTGGAAATGCGCCCCGGCGCTGGCCTGCGGCAATGCCATGATCCTCAAGCCGTCCGAGCGTGATCCTTCGGTGCCGGTCCGCCTCGCCGAGCTGTTCCTGGAAGCCGGCCTGCCGCCGGGCGTGCTGAACGTGGTCAACGGCGACAAGGAAGCGGTCGATGCCATCCTTGATGATCCCGACATCCGGGCGGTCGGCTTCGTCGGCTCCACCCCGATCGCGCAGTACATCTATTCCCGCGCCGCCGCGACCGGCAAGCGCGCGCAGTGTTTCGGCGGCGCCAAGAACCACGCCATCGTCATGCCGGATGCCGATCTCGACCAGACGGTCGATGCGCTGATCGGCGCCGGCTACGGCTCGGCCGGCGAGCGCTGCATGGCGATCTCGGTCGCCGTGCCGGTCGGGCGCGACACCGCCGACCGGCTGGTCGAGAAGCTGATCCCGCGTGTCCAGGCCCTGCGCATCGGCCCTTCCACCGACGAAAGCGCGGATTACGGCCCGCTGGTCACGCGCGCGGCGCTGGAGCGGGTGTGCGGCTACATCGATCTCGGCGTGCGGGAAGGTGCCACGCTCGCCGTCGATGGCCGCGGCTTCCGGCTGCAGGGCTATGAGGACGGGTTCTACATCGGCGGCAGCCTGTTCGACCACGTGACGCCGGCGATGCGCATCTACCAGGAAGAGATCTTCGGCCCCGTGCTCTCGGTGGTGCGCGCCGGCCAGTACGAGGATGCGCTGGCGCTGGCCTCCGACCATCTCTACGGCAACGGCGTCGCCATCTTCACCCGCGATGGCGACGCCGCGCGCGACTTCGCTGCCCGCGTCAATGTCGGCATGGTCGGCATCAACGTGCCCATCCCGGTGCCCATCGCCTATCACACTTTCGGCGGCTGGAAGGCGTCGGGCTTCGGCGACCTCAACCAGCACGGCCCGGATTCAGTCCGCTTCTACACCAGGACCAAGACGGTCACCTCGCGCTGGCCCTCCGGCATCAAGAGCGGCGCCGACTTCGTGATCCCGACGATGCGCTAA